In a single window of the Chloroflexota bacterium genome:
- a CDS encoding thiolase family protein, producing MPHHGRKVAIVGVGYSHVGRNTGLTVLQNAFRASMDAITDAGLKPSDIDGVTQYGFSFESVTCWEVADALGIKDLAWYNDINGWGPAGITGLIDACAAVASGSAEVCLAYRSVSLTGGHSAGRKPPTHIPGDNQFTVPYGFISATQWVAMYMRRHMAVYGTKEEHFGAVAVAQREYASLNPRALMRQKITMQDYLSARYITEPMRLLDCDLPVDGAGAVIVTTAERAKALKQRPVYVDAWSFGAGHPYDWFQWPDLTTNGSIVASKYLWKRSQFKPGDVDTAQVYDGFTMLTLNWLEALGLCPMGEGGRFVADGNTKLGGKLPTNTNGGMLNIGRVHGISHVIEAVEQLRGTCGPRQTPNAKVAVATNGGGPMAGAAVLYRE from the coding sequence ATGCCGCACCACGGACGCAAGGTCGCCATCGTCGGAGTCGGCTATTCGCACGTGGGCCGCAACACCGGGCTCACGGTGCTGCAGAACGCCTTCCGCGCCTCCATGGACGCCATCACCGATGCCGGGCTGAAGCCCAGCGATATTGACGGCGTCACCCAGTACGGCTTCTCCTTCGAATCGGTCACCTGCTGGGAAGTGGCCGATGCGCTGGGCATCAAGGACCTTGCCTGGTACAACGATATCAACGGCTGGGGCCCCGCAGGCATCACGGGGCTTATAGACGCCTGCGCGGCGGTCGCCTCCGGCAGCGCCGAAGTTTGCCTCGCCTATCGCTCCGTCTCCCTCACCGGGGGCCACAGCGCTGGCCGCAAGCCGCCGACGCATATCCCTGGCGATAACCAATTCACCGTCCCCTACGGCTTCATCTCGGCCACCCAGTGGGTGGCGATGTACATGCGCCGCCATATGGCCGTCTACGGCACCAAGGAAGAGCACTTCGGCGCGGTGGCGGTGGCCCAGCGGGAGTACGCCTCTCTGAACCCGCGCGCCCTGATGCGGCAGAAGATCACGATGCAGGACTACCTCTCCGCGCGCTACATCACCGAGCCGATGCGCCTGCTGGACTGCGATCTCCCGGTGGACGGCGCGGGAGCCGTCATCGTCACCACGGCTGAGCGGGCCAAAGCGCTGAAGCAGCGGCCCGTCTACGTGGACGCCTGGTCCTTCGGCGCCGGGCACCCGTACGACTGGTTCCAGTGGCCCGACCTTACGACCAACGGCAGCATCGTCGCCTCCAAGTACCTCTGGAAGCGCTCGCAGTTCAAGCCGGGCGATGTGGACACGGCCCAGGTCTACGACGGCTTCACGATGCTCACCCTCAACTGGCTGGAGGCCCTAGGCCTCTGCCCCATGGGCGAAGGCGGGCGCTTCGTGGCCGATGGCAACACGAAGCTGGGCGGCAAGCTGCCCACGAACACGAACGGAGGCATGCTGAACATCGGGCGCGTCCACGGCATCAGCCACGTCATCGAAGCGGTGGAGCAGCTGCGCGGGACCTGCGGCCCCAGGCAGACGCCGAACGCCAAGGTGGCCGTGGCCACCAACGGCGGCGGGCCCATGGCGGGCGCCGCGGTGCTCTATAGAGAATAG
- a CDS encoding MFS transporter, with product MSIGTGFAAKLRITDIHTFKSLKYRDFRLLWIGTVFFAAGNWIQQIAIGWLMYEETNSALLVGAVNGARTIPFLIVGPVAGVFSDRVDRRKMLLADQIFLATTSLLFAFGVATDHVKPWTMILFAFLSGAGFSIMNPLRQTIIANTVPRADVPNALALASSAFSFNRVLGPALGGIMIQYLGPTANFFMQGSCYLVVTLIILPMVPQPAPKAGRPETSAGADMREGVRYVLGNRGIFAIIMLAIIPSFFVMPFTTGLMPVFAKDALGQRADGLGWLMACFGGGGFVGVLILATFAGVGNRRAGHMTTQAVAGILAGLALVALSFMTSVPFAMLFLLAEGAATLSFGAMNNTHLQAMLPDHMRGRVMGIYMINVGLAPLGALIGGTIAEHYSVETAMLTGGLISVTLTAAICIAYRKVLWTEPAVIQAEAKDSAKGGGDG from the coding sequence GTGAGCATCGGCACCGGGTTCGCCGCAAAGCTGCGCATCACGGACATCCACACCTTCAAGTCGCTCAAGTACCGCGACTTTCGCCTCTTGTGGATCGGGACCGTCTTCTTCGCGGCGGGCAACTGGATCCAGCAGATCGCCATCGGCTGGCTGATGTATGAGGAGACGAACAGCGCGCTCCTCGTCGGCGCGGTGAACGGCGCTCGCACCATTCCGTTCCTGATCGTCGGGCCCGTTGCCGGCGTCTTCAGCGACCGGGTGGACCGCCGCAAGATGCTCCTGGCGGACCAGATCTTCCTGGCGACGACGTCACTCCTCTTTGCCTTTGGGGTCGCCACGGACCATGTCAAACCGTGGACCATGATCCTTTTCGCTTTCCTGAGCGGCGCGGGCTTCTCCATCATGAATCCCTTGCGCCAGACTATCATCGCCAACACCGTGCCCAGGGCCGATGTGCCGAACGCCCTCGCGCTCGCCTCATCTGCATTCAGCTTCAATCGTGTCCTCGGCCCAGCCCTCGGCGGCATCATGATCCAGTATCTCGGCCCGACGGCGAACTTCTTCATGCAGGGCTCGTGCTACCTGGTCGTCACCCTTATCATCCTGCCTATGGTGCCGCAACCGGCGCCGAAGGCGGGCCGGCCGGAGACCAGCGCGGGCGCCGATATGCGGGAGGGCGTTCGCTACGTGCTGGGCAACCGCGGCATCTTTGCCATCATCATGCTGGCCATCATCCCTTCCTTCTTCGTCATGCCGTTCACCACTGGCCTCATGCCCGTCTTTGCCAAGGATGCGCTGGGCCAGAGAGCAGACGGCCTTGGATGGCTCATGGCTTGTTTCGGCGGAGGCGGATTTGTGGGCGTTCTGATCCTCGCCACGTTTGCCGGGGTGGGGAATCGCCGCGCGGGCCATATGACCACTCAGGCGGTGGCGGGCATCCTGGCCGGGCTCGCGCTCGTGGCCCTTTCGTTCATGACCTCCGTGCCCTTCGCCATGCTCTTTCTTCTGGCGGAGGGCGCGGCGACGCTCTCCTTCGGCGCGATGAACAATACGCATTTGCAAGCTATGCTTCCCGATCATATGCGCGGGCGTGTGATGGGCATCTATATGATCAACGTGGGCCTTGCGCCGCTGGGAGCGCTCATCGGCGGCACGATCGCGGAGCACTACAGCGTGGAGACGGCGATGCTGACGGGCGGGCTCATTTCAGTTACGCTGACGGCGGCGATCTGCATCGCCTATCGCAAGGTGTTGTGGACGGAACCGGCGGTGATCCAGGCGGAGGCAAAAGACTCGGCCAAAGGAGGCGGAGATGGCTAG
- a CDS encoding flippase-like domain-containing protein, protein MDRRFAYGLIGFGVGGALGWLALKDTSWASLGRALAELDWRVVPLALGAVIIAGILRAIRFRLLLRDERVTTSRLFLVASAGSAVNNLSPVRVLSEATQTVLLTRGDGVKASRVVSGFLLSRLFDLLVTVNLVGAGLVVLPQLSGFRPIVLPLWGLSGAALLGMVFLGRGVSRLGKVRWLKPLAETLQHVHATQSQRGLLALCISLTAIAWLLIGVAAWLVAQAAGIQMPFWLASIVIVAVSMFSGAVPAPPGVAGVYEFVAVSTLGLFAVDEAAVLSFAVVIHALLFLPHLAIGLPVLALERRALRGAPMLRRGAPSAAAR, encoded by the coding sequence ATGGACCGACGCTTTGCATACGGACTGATCGGCTTTGGCGTAGGCGGAGCGCTCGGTTGGCTAGCCTTGAAGGACACCTCGTGGGCATCCCTAGGGCGAGCCCTGGCGGAGCTCGATTGGCGGGTTGTGCCTCTGGCCCTTGGCGCCGTCATCATCGCAGGCATCCTGAGGGCCATCCGCTTCCGCCTCCTCCTGCGCGATGAGCGCGTGACCACCTCGCGCCTTTTCCTTGTCGCCAGCGCCGGGAGCGCGGTGAACAACCTGAGCCCTGTGCGCGTCCTTTCGGAGGCGACGCAGACGGTCTTGCTGACGCGCGGCGATGGCGTGAAGGCTTCGCGCGTCGTCTCCGGCTTCCTCCTCAGCAGGCTCTTCGACCTGCTGGTGACGGTGAACCTGGTCGGCGCGGGGCTGGTGGTGCTGCCCCAGCTTTCGGGCTTCCGGCCCATCGTCCTGCCGCTGTGGGGCCTTTCGGGCGCGGCGCTTCTCGGCATGGTGTTCCTGGGCAGAGGTGTCTCGCGCCTCGGCAAGGTGCGGTGGCTGAAGCCCCTGGCGGAGACCCTGCAGCATGTGCATGCAACGCAGAGCCAGCGGGGACTCCTTGCCCTCTGCATCTCCCTGACGGCGATTGCGTGGCTCTTGATTGGCGTAGCCGCCTGGCTCGTCGCCCAGGCGGCGGGCATTCAGATGCCCTTCTGGCTCGCCTCCATCGTTATCGTCGCCGTCTCCATGTTCTCAGGCGCAGTCCCGGCGCCGCCTGGCGTCGCCGGTGTGTACGAGTTCGTCGCCGTCTCCACCCTGGGGCTCTTCGCCGTGGATGAGGCCGCCGTACTGAGCTTTGCCGTGGTGATCCACGCGCTGCTCTTCCTTCCGCACTTGGCGATCGGCCTTCCGGTGTTGGCGCTCGAGCGGCGGGCTTTGAGGGGCGCTCCGATGCTGCGTCGGGGCGCCCCTTCTGCGGCTGCGCGGTAG
- a CDS encoding ABC transporter substrate-binding protein, whose translation MARQSVTIGVLHDAAKIDWANPVFRGMELQREAFNAAGGIAGYGVEFQYMAGAGAHEGSPENVVRAWEKMAARPEVIGIMGPGITDNALAVAEVVDRVKVPTINWSGHERTRGEWYFQFQAGSLTDEMTYLARLMAKEGRKRVAVLQCRGPIGDLYYTSLEMELHLLGVQIARREMTDVHTSDVTPQLRALRKGHADCLLFLGMGAPTLTFVPAARKLGWKILVYSNIAMLVVANTPAAIAKNEGVVWPDQYDERNPVLRRLEREYVKRWGGRPPADFRAAFGYDMMTLMTEGLRRAPELTRAGLKTGLEQVRNVPCATGGRNPVMGFAPWDHAAVKGPDLFMFRTVRKGKVARYGL comes from the coding sequence ATGGCTAGGCAGAGCGTCACGATCGGCGTGTTGCATGATGCCGCCAAGATTGATTGGGCGAACCCGGTCTTTCGCGGCATGGAGTTGCAGCGCGAGGCGTTCAACGCCGCCGGCGGGATCGCCGGCTATGGCGTCGAGTTCCAGTACATGGCGGGCGCGGGGGCTCATGAGGGATCGCCGGAGAATGTCGTACGTGCCTGGGAGAAGATGGCGGCGCGCCCGGAGGTCATCGGCATCATGGGGCCGGGCATCACGGACAACGCCCTTGCCGTGGCCGAGGTGGTGGATAGGGTCAAGGTGCCCACCATCAACTGGTCCGGCCATGAGCGCACAAGGGGCGAGTGGTACTTTCAGTTCCAGGCGGGCTCCCTCACGGACGAGATGACCTACCTGGCGCGGCTCATGGCGAAGGAGGGACGCAAGCGCGTCGCCGTCCTCCAGTGCCGCGGGCCCATCGGCGACCTCTATTACACCTCGCTGGAGATGGAGCTGCACCTCCTGGGCGTCCAGATCGCCAGGCGCGAGATGACCGATGTCCACACGAGCGATGTGACGCCGCAGCTGCGCGCGCTAAGGAAGGGGCATGCCGATTGCCTGCTCTTCCTGGGCATGGGCGCGCCGACGCTTACCTTTGTGCCTGCGGCCCGAAAGCTCGGCTGGAAGATCCTCGTCTATTCCAATATCGCGATGCTGGTGGTGGCGAATACGCCCGCCGCCATCGCCAAGAACGAAGGCGTGGTCTGGCCCGACCAGTACGATGAGCGCAACCCCGTGCTTCGCCGCCTGGAGCGGGAATACGTGAAGCGCTGGGGCGGACGGCCCCCTGCCGATTTTCGCGCCGCCTTCGGCTATGACATGATGACGCTGATGACCGAGGGCCTGCGCCGCGCTCCCGAGTTGACGCGCGCAGGGCTGAAGACCGGGCTGGAGCAGGTGCGCAACGTCCCCTGCGCCACCGGCGGGCGAAACCCCGTGATGGGCTTTGCCCCTTGGGATCATGCCGCCGTCAAAGGCCCCGATCTCTTCATGTTCCGCACTGTGCGCAAGGGAAAAGTGGCCCGCTACGGCCTGTGA
- a CDS encoding MFS transporter, producing MRGAPTSTSKLSITNVPTFRSLRHRDFRLVWLGTVLFSAGNWIQQVTLGWLVYDRTDNAFLVGAIWSARSLPFLFAGPIAGVFIDRVDRKRFLIVNQLFLAALALWFALMVATDGVAVWHMMLFSILGGIGFAIQNPLRQAVTANVVPKEDFLNAIALNSSAFNINRVVGPALGGVLITTVGASANFFIQAGCYAVVAVMSMLLSVRGGAKETAKPKTSAMADLREGLRYVASRSDITALMLLAMIPAFFIMPFTVQMMPVFAKDVLRQDADGLGALLAVFGVGGLIGVLVLATIGNRPEHGRTQIVIGVLAGVSLIIVSRTHSMAVAMVFLFIQGTAMFTFMALNNTHMQTSIPDAMRGRVMGIYLMNVGVGPFGAMFAGALAHGRGSDTTMLVGGGIAIALFLAMGLFYGKSLFAKPPPA from the coding sequence ATGCGGGGCGCCCCCACGAGTACGTCAAAGTTGAGCATCACCAACGTCCCCACCTTTCGCTCCCTGCGGCACCGGGACTTCCGCCTTGTCTGGCTGGGGACGGTCCTCTTCTCCGCCGGGAACTGGATCCAGCAGGTCACGCTGGGCTGGCTGGTCTACGATAGGACGGACAACGCCTTCCTCGTCGGCGCGATCTGGAGCGCACGCTCGCTGCCCTTCCTCTTCGCCGGGCCCATCGCGGGCGTCTTCATAGACCGGGTGGACCGCAAGCGCTTCCTCATCGTGAACCAGCTCTTCCTGGCGGCGCTGGCCTTGTGGTTCGCCCTCATGGTCGCCACGGATGGGGTCGCCGTTTGGCACATGATGCTCTTCAGCATTTTGGGAGGCATCGGCTTTGCGATCCAGAATCCCTTGCGGCAGGCGGTGACGGCGAACGTGGTGCCCAAGGAGGATTTCCTGAACGCCATCGCCCTCAACTCGTCGGCCTTCAATATCAATAGAGTCGTCGGCCCGGCGTTGGGCGGCGTCCTCATCACCACCGTGGGCGCCTCGGCGAATTTCTTCATCCAGGCGGGCTGCTACGCCGTGGTGGCCGTCATGAGCATGCTCCTCTCCGTCCGCGGCGGCGCGAAGGAGACGGCGAAGCCGAAGACTTCGGCGATGGCGGACCTGCGGGAGGGCCTGCGCTATGTGGCGAGCCGCAGCGACATCACGGCCTTGATGCTCCTGGCGATGATCCCCGCCTTTTTTATCATGCCCTTCACCGTCCAGATGATGCCCGTCTTCGCCAAGGACGTCCTGCGTCAGGACGCCGACGGCCTCGGCGCGCTTCTGGCCGTCTTCGGCGTGGGCGGGCTCATCGGCGTCCTGGTCCTGGCGACCATCGGCAACCGGCCGGAGCACGGGCGCACGCAGATCGTCATCGGCGTCTTGGCGGGCGTCAGCCTCATCATCGTCTCGCGCACGCACAGCATGGCGGTGGCGATGGTCTTCCTCTTCATCCAGGGCACCGCGATGTTCACCTTCATGGCCCTCAACAACACCCACATGCAGACCTCTATCCCGGACGCGATGCGTGGGCGTGTCATGGGCATCTACCTGATGAACGTCGGCGTCGGCCCCTTCGGCGCGATGTTCGCCGGGGCGCTGGCCCACGGGCGCGGCAGCGATACCACGATGCTCGTGGGCGGCGGCATCGCCATCGCGCTCTTCCTCGCCATGGGGCTCTTCTATGGCAAGAGCCTCTTCGCCAAGCCGCCGCCCGCCTAG